One Saccharomycodes ludwigii strain NBRC 1722 chromosome VI, whole genome shotgun sequence DNA segment encodes these proteins:
- the DFG16 gene encoding Dfg16p (similar to Saccharomyces cerevisiae YOR030W | DFG16 | Defective for Filamentous Growth) produces MNISSVVSTDFSGDKSYTAFKEDNFTNYLLNNCIAYTLSSGVLLIQDENNEDDKNNLTTATSPILLFNCSQINSINDSNQNIFQQNDYISNYVSLNNNTLFLSQNFLLDVKQNLNIPDIQRDNFSNSSVVVAFILAVVCVGGWMVILILLMLPTREKYDFQHNSDHSDTMKTNFFTNDNDDDTKSYYKNRLRKSTNHFVKNTSSVATENISSTSNSTTGKLSNTHSNLFYFYVLYFAITHTIILKLSDKKVFYQQYINNYQDVGEFVSLVINSTWYKILILFNTLLQDLCWFELIYHMNFYKTPKFKRKFKKKVITAISFILIIIHIIFYSLHCFYSHVAENTTIGFVNYDELTGLDFILKILKYSIDIFIFTCFTVLGIFPYVYKSYQELTLQNSFEKSNVSIDTSDYNGPFITAIVPNKFFVHNLPLLIYNVLIIGIVFCLEFNTLITLIFVEETKKMSNWMEILTSFIKLIVTVNMWALIGMIESQQRLYNKWSVVGKKIDESDNGTALFINNNNRTAKNGTISGLINGVTEFSGRVNTYNLFRPPSSIKNNVAKILPNPLQKGGKRTLSALPRLITESKILNINQRNSENIRNNVDYNVEGTSNIGDREKSSEKENEAAAKGQEVDDIKVKIIHHAMAHNLSDCEEDEEAKYSINDSMNTGLKYQLEEKKLNFMLKMKNLGTHKETK; encoded by the coding sequence ATGAACATTAGTTCAGTCGTATCTACTGATTTTAGTGGAGATAAATCATATACTGCCTTCAAAGAAGACaattttacaaattatttattaaataactGCATTGCATATACCTTAAGTAGTGGTGTTTTACTCATACAGGATGAAAATAACGAAGAcgataaaaacaatttgaCAACTGCTACTTCACCCATACTACTCTTCAATTGTTCTCAAATTAATTCTATTAACGATAgtaatcaaaatatattccAACAAAATGATTACATAAGTAATTATGTTAGTCTGAACAACAATACTCTCTTTTTGAGCCAGAATTTCCTTTTGGATGTGAAACagaatttaaatatacCAGATATTCAAAGAGATAATTTTAGTAATAGTTCGGTTGTGGTTGCCTTTATACTAGCTGTTGTTTGTGTAGGTGGTTGGATGGTTATTTTGATTCTACTAATGCTACCTACAAGGGAAAAGTACGATTTTCAACACAATAGCGATCACAGTGATACTATGAaaactaattttttcacAAATGATAATGACGATGATACAAAATCATACTATAAAAATAGACTACGAAAATCTACCAATCACTTTGTCAAAAACACATCCTCTGTTGCTACCGAAAACATTTCATCTACTAGCAATAGTACTACTGGTAAATTGTCTAATACACATtcaaatttgttttatttttatgtgcTGTACTTTGCCATTACGcatacaataatattaaaattatctgATAAAAAAGTGTTTTACCAACAATATATCAATAACTATCAAGATGTAGGTGAATTTGTGTCGTTGGTTATCAATTCGACTTGGTACAAGATTTTAATCTTGTTTAATACACTATTGCAGGACCTATGTTGGTTTGAGTTAATCTATCATATGAACTTTTATAAAACAcccaaatttaaaagaaagttTAAGAAAAAGGTCATAACAGctatatcttttattttaattattatccatataatattttattctttgcATTGCTTTTATAGCCACGTCGCCGAAAATACTACCATTGGTTTTGTAAACTATGACGAACTTACAGGtttggattttattttaaaaatattaaagtaTTCCATcgacatttttattttcacttgTTTTACCGTATTGGGCATATTTCCCTATGTTTACAAGAGTTACCAAGAATTAACTTTGCAAAATTCGTTTGAAAAATCAAACGTTAGTATCGATACAAGCGATTATAATGGTCCATTTATCACTGCTATTGTGCCAAATAAGTTTTTCGTTCATAATTTACccttattaatatataatgtaCTTATCATTGGTATTGTTTTCTGTTTGGAGTTTAACACGTTAATAACTTTGATATTTGTTGaagaaactaaaaaaatgagtAATTGGATGGAAATATTGACTTCTTTCATTAAGTTAATCGTTACAGTTAATATGTGGGCTTTGATTGGAATGATTGAAAGCCAACAAAGACTATATAACAAATGGTCTGTAGTAGGTAAGAAGATAGACGAAAGTGATAATGGCACTGCactatttattaataataataatcggACTGCCAAGAATGGTACAATCAGTGGGCTTATAAATGGTGTGACAGAATTTAGTGGGAGAGTAAACacatataatttatttagacCGCCATCATCTATTAAGAATAATGTGGCGAAAATACTACCGAATCCATTGCAGAAAGGTGGTAAAAGGACTTTATCAGCCTTACCAAGATTGATTACAGAatccaaaattttaaatattaatcaGAGAAACAGTGAAAACATTAGAAATAATGTTGATTATAATGTAGAAGGCACTAGTAACATTGGGGATAGGGAAAAATCAAgtgaaaaggaaaacgAGGCAGCAGCAAAAGGGCAAGAAGTAGATGATATTAAAGTGAAAATTATACATCATGCGATGGCCCACAATTTATCTGATTGTGAAGAAGACGAGGAGGCCAAGTATAGTATAAATGATAGTATGAATACAGGCTTAAAATATCAACttgaagagaaaaaattgaattttatgctgaaaatgaaaaatttaggTACACATAAGGAGACGAAATAG
- a CDS encoding uncharacterized protein (similar to Saccharomyces cerevisiae YDR262W | putative protein of unknown function) — MTSCFTVIVSAKNVVEVERTSDGKKEIIFRDTTGHRKFLTQKEIDAFHKDQHYKKILHNFLNWGDLITNTEMNNAYGDNVDEGTPRVSKQNGYKQKIQYFFNSIINNNAHDAAIENVERPQRASLPSYVPVYPLTSGMTLINDISIFSGYCRDNVNLYNMLDSKNDDLLFLIFAPSNEAIASLELKPWQFPIDINSLEAEFEQGMRTASELDDAVRDNVNKFVYNHVVMIDMEEQEKQDSANVYDSKNSVDLSKPNSSLIYENLDGKKLILRRDGLKFTVRLADADIENEIPIQDIECSNNGCIFVLGGSLETPKK, encoded by the coding sequence atgACAAGTTGCTTCACTGTGATTGTTTCTGCTAAAAATGTTGTAGAAGTTGAAAGAACTTCAGATGGTAAGAAAGAGATTATATTTAGAGACACAACCGGACATAGAAAGTTTTTAACCCAAAAAGAGATTGACGCTTTCCACAAGGATCAAcactacaaaaaaatactacataattttttgaactGGGGTGACTTAATAACAAACACCGAAATGAATAATGCGTATGGTGATAATGTTGATGAGGGCACGCCACGTGTctcaaaacaaaatggatataaacaaaaaattcagtatttttttaatagcataatcaataataatgctcATGATGCTGCTATTGAGAATGTTGAGAGACCCCAACGCGCTTCTCTGCCTAGTTATGTCCCTGTATATCCATTAACTTCTGGTATGACTTTAATTAATGATATTTCAATCTTCAGTGGTTATTGTAGAGATAAtgttaatttatataatatgtTAGACAGtaaaaatgatgatttattgtttttaatatttgctCCTTCAAATGAGGCCATTGCCAGTTTGGAATTGAAGCCTTGGCAATTTCCCATAGATATTAATTCTTTAGAAGCAGAATTCGAACAGGGAATGAGAACAGCTTCTGAATTGGATGATGCCGTTAGAGATAACGTAAACAAGTTTGTCTACAACCATGTTGTTATGATTGACATGGAGGAACAAGAAAAGCAAGACAGTGCAAACGTTTACGATAGTAAAAATAGTGTTGATTTATCAAAGCCTAACTCTTCACTAATTTATGAAAATTTGgatggaaaaaaattaattctaAGAAGAGACGGTTTGAAATTCACTGTTAGACTTGCTGATGCTGACATCGAAAACGAAATACCCATTCAGGACATTGAATGTTCTAACAATGGTTGTATTTTTGTACTTGGAGGGTCCTTGGAAACTCCAAAGAAATAA
- a CDS encoding uncharacterized protein (similar to Saccharomyces cerevisiae YDR338C | putative protein of unknown function), with the protein MSNYISQKLSELHPKLQTNGIGIGNTHRRISLAFLTPIDKSNPLIKKSKLQNKKFLRKRDRRRKRIWEEQRSVRSLGEDFGSSIRESYYGSINSGDGENIDDQFDQNAQLQNRNHLYDIENVRNYDDAINDRDEGNIEVEGANEDDENNELGSQLSRTISLPSRVSETSDAVEPDVDWILREHERRYSITNNDVESAILEEEEERDEDDERRGRRGIRTGAMLDADDDVISNYESFMRRVKKNEANENALNKTLNDELINKNTIEEDGFLLKDDEESEDFANEVVTYKSESKILVAYSIPLIFTFFFEQIFSVVCSVAVGHLGKSELAAVSLASMTTNITLAVFEGIATSLDTLCPQAYGSGNYKGVGIHLQRCVAFSLVIFIPFAFLWYFAEHFLIYLVPKEEKDLIHLTALFLRVVILGAPPYIMFENLKRFLQAQGIFDAGIYVLIICCPLNILLSYLLVWNKTIGLGYIGAPIAVVINFWLMFLLLLAYTVNTDAMKCWPGFSKKALTHWRDLSYLAIPGIVMLEAEDLSYEILTLFCSYFGTSYLAAQSAVSTVAVLMYMGSFAVGVASSTRIAHFIGAKRVDSANIASTVAIIASVFVGFINCFVLTFGRKFIAGIFTRDPDVFKLITEVLPLVGVVEIFDSINCIAGSCLRGQGMQFIGSIVNLIVYYLFAIPLGMFLGWVIDLKIFGLWIGIGSGMLLIGLIESYYVLCPNWNSILERAEMLKETEDDDDDNDDIEMEESDSDSEDEDEDEDENDNLINEHSRLIQV; encoded by the coding sequence atgTCTAATTACATTAGCCAAAAGTTATCAGAATTACATCCTAAATTACAAACCAATGGTATTGGGATAGGTAACACGCACAGAAGAATCTCTTTAGCATTCTTAACACCGATTGATAAATCTAATCCTTTGATCAAAAAATCCAAActccaaaataaaaagtttttaaggAAGAGAGAtcgaagaagaaaaagaatctGGGAAGAGCAGAGAAGTGTTAGGTCCTTGGGTGAAGATTTTGGAAGCAGTATTAGAGAAAGCTATTATGGCTCGATAAATAGCGGAGATGGGgaaaatattgatgatCAGTTTGATCAGAATGCCCAACTTCAAAATCGAAATCATTTGTACGATATAGAGAACGTAAGGAATTATGACGATGCCATTAATGATAGGGATGAAGGCAATATTGAGGTCGAAGGAGCTAATGAGGATGACGAAAATAATGAACTAGGGTCACAGCTAAGTAGAACGATTTCTTTACCTTCAAGGGTTAGTGAAACATCTGATGCTGTTGAACCAGATGTTGACTGGATTTTGAGAGAACATGAAAGAAGATATTCAATTACAAATAATGATGTGGAAAGTGCCATAttggaggaggaggaggaaagagatgaagatgatgaacgaagaggaagaagaggaatACGTACTGGTGCTATGTTAGATGCTGATGATGATGTCATTTCGAACTACGAGTCGTTTATGAGAAGAGTTAAGAAAAATGAAGCAAATGAAAATGCTTTGAATAAAACACTAAATGATGAGTTAATAAATAAGAACACGATTGAAGAGGATGGTTTTTTGCTtaaagatgatgaagaaagTGAGGACTTTGCCAATGAGGTTGTGACCTACAAATCAGAATCTAAAATATTGGTCGCTTATTCAAttcctttaatttttacctttttttttgagcaAATTTTCAGTGTAGTTTGTTCTGTAGCTGTTGGTCATTTGGGTAAAAGTGAATTAGCAGCAGTCTCTTTAGCCTCAATGACCACTAATATAACTTTGGCCGTTTTTGAAGGGATAGCCACAAGTTTAGACACTTTGTGTCCTCAAGCTTATGGTTCTGGTAACTATAAAGGCGTAGGAATCCATTTGCAGAGATGTGTGGCATTCTCCTTGGTTATTTTCATTCCCTTTGCCTTTTTATGGTATTTTGCCgaacattttttaatttaccTTGTTCCcaaagaggaaaaagatttaattcACCTAACAGCGTTATTTCTAAGAGTTGTCATATTAGGAGCACCACCATATATTAtgtttgaaaatttaaaaaggtTCTTACAAGCGCAGGGTATTTTTGATGCAGGAATTTATGTTTTAATCATATGTTGTCCTCTGAATATTTTGCTAAGTTATTTATTGGTGTGGAACAAAACTATCGGTTTAGGCTATATCGGCGCTCCAATAgctgttgttattaatttctggttaatgtttttattattattagcataTACCGTGAATACAGATGCTATGAAATGCTGGCCTGGATTTTCTAAAAAGGCCCTGACCCATTGGCGGGATTTGTCATATTTAGCCATACCTGGTATTGTTATGTTGGAAGCTGAAGACTTATCATATGAAATTTTAACTCTATTCTGTTCTTATTTTGGAACTTCTTATTTAGCGGCTCAATCCGCGGTTTCCACTGTTGCTGTCTTGATGTATATGGGGTCTTTTGCAGTCGGTGTTGCTTCCTCTACCAGAATTGCCCATTTTATTGGTGCTAAAAGAGTTGATAGCGCCAATATTGCATCTACTGTGGCTATAATAGCATCAGTTTTTGTTGGTTTTATcaattgttttgttttaactTTTGGCAGAAAATTCATTGCTGGTATTTTCACGAGGGATCCAgatgttttcaaattaatTACTGAAGTTTTACCTCTAGTTGGTGTCGTAGAGATTTTTGATTCCATTAATTGTATTGCCGGTTCGTGCTTGAGAGGGCAAGGTATGCAATTTATTGGGAGTATCGTCAATTTAAtcgtttattatttgtttgctATTCCATTAGGTATGTTTTTAGGTTGGGTTATAGacttgaaaatatttggcTTGTGGATAGGTATTGGTTCTGGGATGTTACTAATTGGGTTAATCGAAAGCTATTATGTTTTGTGTCCCAATTGGAATTCTATTTTAGAACGGGCAGAAATGTTAAAAGAGACTGAGGATGATGACGACGACAATGATGATATCGAAATGGAAGAAAGCGACTCTGATAGcgaagatgaagatgaagatgaagatgaaaacGACAATTTAATCAATGAACATTCTAGGTTGATACAGGTATAA
- the EXG2 gene encoding glucan exo-1,3-beta-glucosidase (similar to Saccharomyces cerevisiae YDR261C | EXG2 | EXo-1 3-beta-Glucanase) encodes MVIFLKKKIYNIISRLVSQQLPILVFSLFSLSNAALLTSNIKGITVGGWLVTEPYITPSLYKNAMNLSSSSDLIVDEYHIGYYLSYSQASSLLKTHLDTWITEADFQKIAQDGFNLVRIPIGYWAWKDNNSADSTTSTYLKGKYTYKDYFINVGQLQYLENALIWCEKYGLKAWIDLHGVPGSQNGFDNSGQRILNGPLGWLSTDVTNTLTTDILTDIFQTFLNGNKTYQDVVAGIEIVNEPLHGPIPINDVIQFYYKSLANFQQYYQETSNTTLIIHDAFEGLGFWNEHFNVLYKNVSSQYTNDTSVISSSKLLNDRTIIIDHHHYEVFTDGQLINSPYQRIRDIISYGDSLQMEQGYHPSVVGEWSGAITDCATWLNGVGIGSRYDGSYYGSATNFTTTSTGIPVGKCQSQLSVENWSSSYKTSVRQFIETQLVQFGNKSAGWIFWNWKTENAVEWDYLKLKEAKLFPHPFDDYKYYNKKDGSMKSSFQSQIALATSTDDTYSNKAVKLISNNGMNLNSIMKILLFLNIPLAITFLILYF; translated from the coding sequence atggtaatatttttaaaaaaaaagatatataacATAATATCTAGGCTTGTATCACAACAACTACCAATATTGGTTTTCTCATTATTCTCACTCTCTAATGCCGCATTATTAACTTCAAATATCAAGGGTATTACTGTTGGCGGTTGGTTGGTTACAGAACCATACATTACACcatctttatataaaaatgcaATGAAtttatcttcttcatctgATTTAATAGTCGATGAGTACCATAttggttattatttgtCATATTCTCAGGCAAGCTCCTTGCTAAAAACTCATTTAGATACTTGGATAACTGAAGCcgattttcaaaaaattgcaCAGGATGGATTTAATTTGGTTAGAATACCAATAGGATACTGGGCATGGAAAGATAACAATAGTGCCGACTCAACAACCTCGACTTATTTGAAAGGAAAGTATACCTACAAggattattttataaatgtGGGGCAATTACAATACTTGGAGAATGCTCTTATCTGGTGTGAAAAGTATGGGTTAAAAGCATGGATCGATTTACACGGTGTCCCTGGCTCTCAAAATGGGTTTGACAATAGTGGACAAAGAATATTAAATGGTCCATTGGGCTGGTTGTCAACCGATGTCACTAACACTTTAACTACTGATATATTGACTGATATTTTCCAAACATTCTTAAATGGCAATAAGACTTACCAAGATGTTGTTGCTGGGATTGAAATTGTCAATGAACCATTACATGGGCCGATCCCAATAAATGACgttattcaattttattataaaagtttagctaattttcaacaatattatCAGGAGACCTCAAACACAACACTTATAATCCATGATGCCTTTGAAGGACTAGGATTTTGGAATGAACACTTTAATGTACTGTATAAGAATGTTTCTAGCCAATACACTAATGACACCAGCGTCATATCTTCATCTAAGTTATTAAACGATCGTACGATAATAATTGATCATCATCACTATGAAGTTTTTACTGACGGCCAACTAATTAATTCACCATATCAAAGAATTAGGGATATTATTTCGTATGGTGACAGCTTGCAGATGGAACAGGGTTACCATCCCTCTGTAGTTGGCGAATGGTCTGGTGCGATTACAGATTGCGCTACATGGTTAAATGGGGTGGGTATTGGTTCAAGATACGATGGCTCTTACTATGGTTCGGCAACTAATTTTACTACAACTTCAACTGGTATCCCTGTGGGGAAATGTCAAAGTCAATTGTCGGTTGAAAATTGGTCCTCTTCGTATAAGACAAGTGTTAGGCAATTTATTGAAACTCAGTTAGTTCAGTTTGGAAATAAGTCAGCCGGTTGGATATTCTGGAACTGGAAAACCGAGAATGCAGTTGAATgggattatttaaaattaaaagaggCCAAATTATTCCCCCATCCCTTTgatgattataaatattacaataaaaaagatggtAGCATGAAGAGTTCATTCCAGTCACAAATTGCATTGGCTACGAGCACAGATGACACCTACTCTAACAAAGCAGTCAAACTTATATCGAATAATGGTATGAATTTAAATTCAATTATGAAAatcttattatttttaaatataccGTTGGCAATAAcctttttgattttatatttttag